Part of the Vicia villosa cultivar HV-30 ecotype Madison, WI unplaced genomic scaffold, Vvil1.0 ctg.001961F_1_1, whole genome shotgun sequence genome, atatatatatatatatatatatatatatatatatatatatatatatatatatatatatatatatatatatatatatatatagtttcctattactatttttttataaaaattaaatttccaATATTTAATGTTGTAGTAACCCTTCCTCTAAAAATGAAACATATATATGTATAAGTGTCTCTAGGACCATCACAAAGTGATTTCTATAACAAAATTGAGATACGTAATTAACAATCTTTTGGTAAAAGGAAAAGTGTTGGGAAATTTAGTTGAAAAAGATAAGAGATTTTGATATTTAATGTACTTTTGATTAGACagctaatttttaaatttatgccATATTATAAAACCTTCGTTattacaattatatttttataaagattctataaaaatatacaataaatttatcacataaagaaataaaaattgtaTCTTGTATATTTTCATGTGTACATACGAGTGTGAGAGAGAGACAGAGATTTACTAAAGATTTTATGTTTAAGTCAAATTTTATAGGAGAATAAATACATCCATTTTAGATTTTTCAAATTGTCCAAAACATAAAATGCCTACTTTAAATAATACTTCATTTAATATCACActaagttttgattttttttttgttaatcgaCCGGTATCCGCGGGGGAAAGGGGCCCCAGGGCGTTTTTGACTCCAGCCGGGATTGAACCCGGGTACTAGCCGGTTCCGTCCCTTTTTGGAGAAAGCTCATTTGCCAACTGAGCCAACCCTTTGAGGTTTATGATATTAGATAGAGCAAAAACACCTGATTGTATATGACCCATGTCAACTTTGAGATGGGCTTAGATGAATAAAATATATGTTTCTctgttttaaaaaaagttttgacAAAAAATGAAATATTGTTTGGTGTACCTGACAACACTATCCCTTATTATCTACACGACTCTATCAAACAATGAATATTTAGCATTGATTCTcataataaaaaagaattattctTGAGTgaaatttatctaattttttgaGTAATGATATATAAATTGTGTCAAACAATTTAAGACTAAAATTTACTTTAATATCTTATCACCAAATTGAACATTCATCAATGGTCAAAAGAGTACACCCATATAAATCTATTAGCACAATCAAGAAACATCTTCAAATTTAAGATGATTATTACAATTTAATGCATAAGCAATTATTGACTTGATTCATGTTTTCAAGTAGAAATATAACTTGCTTATAAAGTTCTGGTGTTGCAAACCCAATAAACATAACAAGACATATCATTTACCAAACAATGATGTTCCAACAACATCATTGATTTCTCCTTCACCTGGTGCTAATGGATCTTGGTTCATCCCTATGTTTTCATACAGATGCTCCACCAACCTCCAAGTTGTTGGATCTTCCTGAAACcattaaacattaaaaaaaaaaatcatgaaattcTATATTAGCATGTTATGAGATATGAAATTTGACACGAATACTAGGACACAACACAATATAGATATTTTGACATCAATAATGTTAAGAATATAGAACAACCCGACATCATTACATATTATGCCAAACTATATAATGTGtatcaaataagttcaaaatcaaatttataCTAAGTTATGTAATAAAAAGTACTTACACGAAAATAGTTATTGAAAGTTGCATTTGTGAGCATATTTGGAAGATAGCTTGCTAGTGCAATGGCAGCCCTGCTGtaatatgaaataatttttataagaaaatttaaaagaatgaaaaaggcATATTTCATCAAAATGCTTAAGATAAAGTTTCTTCTCAATCAACCTGTGATTATCCGATAAACGAGAATAACATGAAATTACAAGCTTGAAAAGACGAGGTGAAGGTCGTTTCTCAAGATTTTTCAACATCATGTCCAAAACTTGACGTACAGCAAAAAATCGATCTGCTGCAGCGCAAATATAAGCCAAACCATCACCATCTCCCAGAATTCTTTGAATTATAAATGTTGCTACCTGCAGGAATATACAAATTTGATATATTGGtaacaaaataatgaaataaaaataagtaGAAACAATTAGGCTAAAAACAATATATAGATTCTAACCGTTCTTGATACTTCTTTTCCGATTTCCATATTGCTCAAACACAAGGGAATTATCTCGCTTGAAAGAAGATAAGTTATTACTTCTTTGGTGCTAACCTGTAAATTACAAGTATAAACAAAAAGAAATTATTACAATTGACacattacaaataaaaataaacaattacAATGGTGTTCGTGCAATTAAATTAAGAATCAATTTTTATAGTCATTTAAAAATCGTAAATAGTTGTTTAATTTTTTAGTTGTGTttgtatttaagttttttttcaaaaattattttgttaagAAATAATTGTTATTGTGAAAATAAAATAGTTTGTTAGATtctaaagaaaataatttataatataaaagaaaaaaaaaatagtttatgtTGTCTAAGATTTTTCAAGTATATTATATATAGTTTTCAACTTGTATGTTTTTCCATTCATAGTTTATACTTTCATGAAAAATCTTTAAAGAATACTAtccaaattatttatattaaagttaattttactAAAAATAGTAATGCGCATAAAAAAATAGAATCAATTCAAATACAATACCTTTACCAATGCACCAATAACTCCAAGGCTAGCAAGCCTCAAATGTTCAAATTGTGGCAACTGGTTTGTTGTTTGAAGAAAAGGATACAAATACAAAGGCATGTTGGCTGTATATCAACAAGAAAAGATAAGTGTGGATAATGAAAAGACTAATAGATAAGATGAATAAGAAACTTGACATTACCATTGAGAAATAACATCTTTGTATCAGGGTGAGATGCCACAcactataataaaaatattagagaaaagtcttagagaaacttatttcatatattttatatgaGGAAAAAGGgaaattaaaaatatcatatgTCTTCATGTTAGACATAAGATTCAAAATTTGTCAGGACAAAATTATCTCACCTGAAGTAGTGCAAGAACATTGCACACTCGAGTTGATTGTGCAAGAGTAAGATTTTGCAACGGAATATTAGGAAATATTGAAATTATTTCCTGTAAAATTGTCCAACATAAAAAAAAAGTCTCAATGTATGTCAAATTGCTACCTCATGTTTTTTTGCTATATCTTGTTTCGTAAAAAATAATAAGGTTCTAAAAAATGTATaaacaaagaaaaaagttttgtaaaagtaataatgaaaagaaattcaacaaacatataatatattgagtTAGTCTCATATAACATACCTGTAAAAGTATAGCAATAGTGCCAAAAGAATTCCATAACAATGGTGCAAGATCTTGGAATAACTCAGTCCTCTGAAATATTAGAAATTGAAAAATACAAATTTGTGTCTTTAATGGACGAGTTCAAGAAACATTACCAAGCACAAATTAAATTGTTAAGTAACAAATACCAAAATAAAGTAATATTATGTGATACTTGTGTGAGGTAGTAATGcttattttttcataaataaatttgaTGTCGCCACCATCATTATAGTCAATGATTTTATTTATTACATAAGATCGGATAATTAAGATATTGAGTTTTTTTTGTTGGTCGAAGTAACACAACATGAGTGACTTAATATCTATCCAACTACTGATATTGGTTGATTGTAATGAAATGAGTTGTTTTTTACATAGATTTTTTTTATCTCTCATATAGTATCACTTTTAATAACTATATTTATATATCTCTTTTATTTCAATCATATTAAGTATTAcgcttttattttcatttttttctctttcatcaaatGTCTCTCTTAATTGCAAGGTTTTTCTCCCCCCTAGTCATCCCACATGACAGAAAAATTTATcattacataaaaaataaaataattattatttaatgtaCAACGAGCAACACATAACACATacgaaagagaagaagaaagacttTAAAGTGACAACTTCGAAAAGGTTGGTGATTGTGAATCGTTGAAGCAAGCGTGGGAAACCTTAGAAAAGGCATATGCTAGAGATGATAAAGCGAaggtggtgaggttacaaactcacaaacatTAACTTGAATTGATTTAACTAGAAGAAAAGGAGACAATCAAAAATTACGTGTCGCGAATTACTCTattggtgaatcaaatcaaggtgTGTGAAGAAACTGTTACATAATTGAATGTCGTGTCGAAGATCTTTCGTTCTTTGACAGCAAGATTTGACAATATTGTGATggcgatagaggaatcgaaggaTCTTGCAACATTGGGCAAAGAGGAGCTTCAAGGCTCTCTTGAGGCTCATGAGCAAAGGATGGAGGATAGAAATAATGACAAGGCAAAGGCGGAAATCGCTTTGCAAGCTCTGTTCAATGAGAAGAACAAGAAGAGGAAAATGGCCCATGAAGATAAGGGGAATTTTTTCAGAATTTTGGTGGAAAATAATCTCAAAATTCGAAGAATTCGACTTGTCAAAAGGGTGAGAGAAGCTGCGACAAAAATGGTGGTCAAGGAAACTTTAGAGGCAAAAGAGAAACGATTGACACGAGCAAGGCACAATGCTACAATTGACAAAAGTTCGATCATTTTGCAAGAGAATGCAACGCGAACAAGAGGGAATCTAAAGGAGATGAAGCCAGGGTTACAAGGAAAGAGGTTGATGAATAGAATACACTCTTGGTCATGATCACAGAAGATGAATGGTGCAACAGCATTCGTTCCGAGAACGTTGTAGAAACGTATTTAGAAGAAAATGTTATGGTGATTGTGAGAGAAGGATCCTAGTTTTCTGAGCAATGGTACTTGGATTATGGTTTTTCTACGCATATGACATGGAGAAAGGATTGGTTTGTCAAAATCAACCAAGCCACGAAGAATAAAGTGAAATTCACATATGACACCACTTTAGCGCTGATGGGATCAATGATGTTTTGACCATGAAAAGGGATGGTGGACATTCCTTGTTAAAAAATGTATTATACATTTCGGAAATCAAATGACCTTCTAAGTATTGACCAATTGCTTGAGAAGGGTTACAATATTTTCATGGAAGAGAATACGTTGCGTGTTATGGATGCAAACGGGGTTTTGGTCCTTAAAGCTCCTATGCTGCCAATTGAAGGTTATGGTGCATGGGAGTCTTGCTACAAAGACAAATCGAGAAGAGATGTTATGGTACTACCATCTTGGGCATCTCAATTTTTGAGATCTCAATGCATTGCAAAAGAATTGGAATGTTAACTGGGCTGCCATCCATCAACATAATGACTGAAATTTGTGAAGAGTGTGTGCAAGCGAAGCAACACAAGGGTAaattcagcaaggatgcaggttGTAGAACCAAACATCACTTAGTGGTGGTGTATTACGATAAGTGTGGTCCGATGCAAGTTGATTCGTTTTATGGAAATAGATACTTTGTCACATTTATCAATGATTACAGTAGAAATATATGGACATACCTAATTAAGAAAAAAGATGAGGTATTTGAAGTGTTTAAGAAGATCAAGTCCATGGTTGAGCAAAAAACAATCACAAGTTCAAAGTTCTCAAAACGAATGGTGTAGGCGAATATGTCTCAAATGACTTAGTGAAGTTTTGGGATGAAGAGGGGATAGTGCATGAGGTAGTACCAAACTATACACCATAAAAACGATGTTGCCGAGAGGAAGAATCGATCGTTTATGAacatggtgagaagtatgttaaTAGGGATGAATTTTCCGAAAGAGTTGTGGGGAGAAGTGGTATCCATAGATGCCTCTTTGTTGAATAGGTGTCCTACAAAGAAACTTGAGAAGATAACACCAGAAGAGGCATGGTATCGATTCAAATCGAATCTGAACCATTTAAGATTTTTCGGTTCCATGGCGTATCGACATGTCCTAGGCCAAATTAGAAATAAGTTGAATAACAAAGGGGAGGTGATGATACTTGTAGGGTATCACCCACACTAGAGGTTACAAGCTATTTGATGATGCAAACAGAAGGATTGTGATCATCCAGGACATTGTGATCGATGAGTTGAAGACATTGCAGCACGCTGTAACCCATTATGAGTAggttgtaaccggttaccagtagggtgtaaccggttaccagtaACCTGTAACTGATTAAAGGCTTAAATTTTTAGATTCTACAAAAATGGGAAGTGCAGAAACGCCATGTGTCAAAGCCCAAAATGAAGAGAATGTTAGAAGGCCAACAAGGCAAATAGGTTTTCCTCAAAAACTCCAAGATTGTGATATGTTTCCTGACAACGAAGTCAATGATGATGGTGATTTCGTCCATTTTGCGCTTATGGCCGAATTCGAACTCGTTATGATAGGAGTGGCCTTGAGTGGTCCAAATTGAATTTGTGCTAAGAAAGAGGAGCTGGAATTGATTAAGAAAAACAATACGTAGGAGTTAGTTGATCATACTGAAGGAAAGAAGGCGATTGGTGTAAGATTGATCTATAAGGTGAAGTCAAATCCCAAAGGTGAAATAATCAAGCATAAGGCTTGATTAGTTGTAAATGGGTTTTTGCAAAGAGAAGATATAGACTTTGTCCAGGTATTTGCACCAGTTACTAGAATTGAAACCATAAAGTTAGTTGTTGGTATTGAGAATAGCAACAATTGGTCAATcgatcaaatggatgtgaagtctGCATTTTTGAACGGTCCGCttgaagaagaagtgtatgtaGAACAATCTCctagtttttttgttgttgtgataAACCAAGAAGGGAGGTTCTACAATTGAGAAAGCGTTATACAGATTTAAAAAatctccaagagcttggaacaaaaAGATAAATGGTTTCCTAATTGAGGTTGGCTTCAAGTAATGTGAGTCCGGACATGGAGTTTATGTGAAAACAGATACAAATGAAGGGATGATCATTCTTTGTCTATACATAGACGATTTGTTTATCACGGGCTACAAAGAGAAGAGTATTTCTAAGTTCAAGAGCAAGCTAATGAAAGAATTAGAGATGAGTAACCTTGGTATCATGACAAATttccttggcatagagttccCCAAGTCCAAAAGAGGACTGCTTATGCATCAAAGGAGATATGCCCTTGAGATATTGAAGAAGTGTGAAATGGAGCACTGTGAAATGGAGCATTGTAATCATGCCATTCTACTGTGTGTATTGTAAAATGAACAAAATCATAATTTCTCACCTTCAATTATATCTCTTTCTCTAACCCTctcctctctcactctctctttctCCACTACTCAAACCCTACATTGTTTACCAATCTTGTGATTGAATGTTCCAACATGATTAACATCGATTTACTTACATTAAAACTTGAACAGAagcttcaaattttattttaaacatatatatttatttaaaaattaaagaatttttttactCATGATACACTAAATGATGAAGCTTTTTGATTCATCTATGACTAGAATGACCTAAATGATTAAGCTTTTTGAATCTCCCAAATATCCAAAAAATAACCTTAAAATgacttaaaatattattaaatctgCAAAAGGAGTTAGCATAACAATCCAAATCGATATTGATAGAGAAAACACATTCAATTTCATACTAAACAACTCGTCTAACAATTGGATTACTCGTGaatttcataaaatatattaaaattaaagaaaaaaagagaaagatagaATGGTACCTTCGAGAGAACATGAAGAGCGTTTTCTCGGAGATCAGGCTTGCGGAGTTCAATAATAAGACGTTCCACATACGCCATCCTTTGGGCAATTGCGGTGCTTTGAGTAGAGGCACTGAGAGGAGCTACAGATGACGCATCGTTGTTGATTGAGAACAAGCGAAAAGGAAAATTTGCCATCGATTAGATCTAAATAAAATGATGCAATGAGAAATCAATTTCGTCACTTTGACTTTGTGTATCAGGgcgttgatatatatatatatatatatatatatatatatatatatatatatatatatatatatatatatatatatatatatatatatatatatatatatatatatatataaaatttatgtgTAAGTTACCTTTTTTATtaactattcattctttttgataattttatgactttattgaaatattattatttaaaatattaaattaatattaattatataatctaGATTTTTTTCCACCAACGCTATCCGATCCACAGGATTGTCTAATCTGATTTGGGGTGCATTATAATCTAGATATTCTATTAAGAAACAAATATTGATAAAAAAAGACTTAAACTAATATATTATTTagaattttatctttatttataatttgtgaatttttaattgtttttattgttatattactttatttacacatttaat contains:
- the LOC131637277 gene encoding uncharacterized protein LOC131637277, which encodes MANFPFRLFSINNDASSVAPLSASTQSTAIAQRMAYVERLIIELRKPDLRENALHVLSKRTELFQDLAPLLWNSFGTIAILLQEIISIFPNIPLQNLTLAQSTRVCNVLALLQCVASHPDTKMLFLNANMPLYLYPFLQTTNQLPQFEHLRLASLGVIGALVKVSTKEVITYLLSSEIIPLCLSNMEIGKEVSRTVATFIIQRILGDGDGLAYICAAADRFFAVRQVLDMMLKNLEKRPSPRLFKLVISCYSRLSDNHSRAAIALASYLPNMLTNATFNNYFREDPTTWRLVEHLYENIGMNQDPLAPGEGEINDVVGTSLFGK